In Candidatus Nanosynbacter lyticus, one genomic interval encodes:
- the rpsE gene encoding 30S ribosomal protein S5 yields the protein MRDDAPKEFEELVINIDRVSRVVKGGRRFRFKALVVVGNRKDKVGVGVAKGADVQAAVAKATSVAKKHLITLPLNGETIPHDSEVKFSGARVLIKPAAPGTGIIAGGVVRQIIGVTGVRNLLTKSLGSTNKVNIAYATIEALKSLVPREQWLNTQPVKKTAKKEAK from the coding sequence GTGCGTGATGACGCACCAAAAGAGTTTGAAGAATTGGTAATCAACATTGACCGCGTGTCCCGCGTGGTCAAAGGTGGCCGCCGCTTTCGTTTCAAGGCGTTGGTGGTTGTCGGTAACCGCAAAGACAAGGTTGGTGTTGGCGTGGCCAAAGGTGCCGACGTGCAAGCGGCTGTCGCTAAGGCAACCTCAGTCGCCAAGAAGCACTTGATCACCTTGCCACTGAATGGCGAAACCATTCCGCACGACAGCGAAGTTAAGTTCTCAGGTGCTCGCGTGCTGATCAAGCCAGCCGCTCCTGGTACCGGTATCATCGCTGGTGGTGTGGTGCGACAAATCATCGGCGTGACTGGTGTCCGCAACCTGCTCACCAAGTCACTGGGTTCAACCAACAAGGTGAACATCGCCTACGCAACTATTGAAGCACTGAAATCACTGGTTCCACGCGAACAGTGGCTCAACACTCAGCCAGTCAAAAAGACTGCTAAAAAGGAGGCTAAGTAA
- the rplR gene encoding 50S ribosomal protein L18: MAENKKLLNRALRKNRVRAKVSGTAERPRLTVTISNLHVSAQLIDDVAGKTLAAATTVGTKAKGTMSEKCAAIGTEIAKKAKKSKISAVVFDRNGRQYAGRLKALADAARQEGLEF; the protein is encoded by the coding sequence ATGGCTGAAAATAAGAAATTACTCAACCGCGCTCTTCGCAAAAACCGCGTTCGCGCCAAGGTTTCAGGCACTGCAGAGCGCCCACGCCTGACGGTCACCATCAGCAACCTGCATGTTAGCGCTCAGCTGATCGACGACGTCGCAGGCAAGACATTGGCTGCCGCAACCACCGTTGGCACCAAAGCAAAAGGTACGATGAGCGAAAAATGCGCTGCCATCGGTACCGAAATTGCCAAGAAAGCAAAGAAAAGTAAAATTAGCGCAGTGGTCTTTGACCGCAACGGCCGCCAGTACGCTGGTCGCTTGAAAGCATTGGCTGATGCTGCGCGCCAAGAAGGATTGGAGTTCTAG
- the rplF gene encoding 50S ribosomal protein L6, which translates to MSRIGKLPVVIPAGVTITVDSGDVVVKGPKGELTQFITPAVEVKVEDGHATVHPKDESKTARAQHGLMRALINNMVIGVTKGYEKRLEVNGVGFRVSSSNNELEMALGFSHPVKYKAPEGITVTNEKMTIIVSGINKQQVGQVAAEIRALKKPEPYKGKGIKYADEQILRKAGKTGK; encoded by the coding sequence CTGAGTCGAATCGGAAAACTGCCGGTGGTTATTCCGGCCGGTGTGACAATCACGGTTGACTCTGGTGACGTGGTCGTAAAGGGCCCGAAAGGTGAATTGACACAATTCATCACGCCAGCAGTTGAGGTGAAAGTCGAAGACGGACACGCCACGGTTCATCCGAAGGATGAGTCCAAAACTGCTCGCGCCCAGCACGGTCTAATGCGCGCGCTGATCAACAACATGGTAATCGGCGTCACCAAAGGCTACGAGAAGCGTCTCGAGGTCAATGGTGTCGGTTTCCGCGTGAGCTCCAGCAACAACGAGCTGGAAATGGCGCTCGGGTTTTCACACCCAGTCAAATACAAAGCCCCAGAGGGCATCACCGTTACCAATGAAAAGATGACTATCATCGTCAGTGGTATCAATAAACAGCAAGTCGGCCAAGTCGCTGCGGAAATTCGCGCGCTGAAGAAACCTGAGCCATACAAGGGCAAGGGTATCAAGTACGCTGACGAGCAAATTTTGCGTAAAGCAGGAAAGACAGGTAAGTAA
- the cyaB gene encoding class IV adenylate cyclase, translating to MAERYEIERKRKFLGDLEEFIARLSSQGFFLSSETTEIDTYYSRPDVDFMQTVECLRVRQRDDFAEITYKPPTNQRTHTEDGVIVKPETNLPVNPENTAVAKQLLANLGMVKLVEVNKFRRIFKCDDEPGLTIAIDEISGVGVFIETEIISEDKKSALRRIEDVEARIGVQEFEIITRPYRDICMYAQFTERDKVVTK from the coding sequence GTGGCAGAACGATATGAAATAGAGCGTAAACGTAAATTTTTGGGTGATTTGGAGGAGTTTATTGCACGACTGAGTTCTCAGGGATTTTTTCTGTCTAGCGAAACTACTGAAATTGACACTTATTATTCTCGACCGGATGTTGATTTTATGCAGACGGTTGAGTGTTTACGGGTTCGACAGCGTGATGATTTTGCTGAGATAACCTATAAGCCACCGACCAATCAGCGCACGCACACTGAGGATGGGGTTATCGTCAAGCCAGAAACTAATCTGCCGGTCAATCCAGAGAATACGGCCGTCGCTAAGCAGCTGCTAGCAAATCTTGGTATGGTGAAATTGGTCGAGGTCAATAAGTTTAGACGGATATTTAAGTGCGATGATGAGCCGGGGCTAACGATTGCTATTGATGAGATTAGCGGTGTGGGTGTTTTCATAGAAACAGAAATCATCAGCGAGGATAAAAAGTCGGCTTTGCGGCGAATCGAGGATGTTGAAGCACGGATAGGAGTTCAGGAGTTTGAAATCATCACTCGACCGTATCGTGATATTTGTATGTATGCACAATTTACTGAAAGAGATAAGGTGGTAACAAAATGA
- a CDS encoding non-canonical purine NTP pyrophosphatase — MKTAILFATRNPGKYEEFVATFRNFDPQISIISLADLSYQIPDCVETGVTFEQNALLKARHTRRYLRGNDKNLIIIADDSGMEIEALNGEPGVFTRRWDGHEMSDQEIVDYCLKKLENKTNRRAQYQTCLAVNFPDGREKVIFGENSGVILTESREESRLKGMPFRELFFVPELDMMFHEVRELPKSMRSEYQLGHEIAIEKCATLIEEYAMLRSSTVV; from the coding sequence ATGAAAACAGCTATACTATTTGCCACCAGAAACCCAGGCAAGTACGAAGAATTCGTTGCAACGTTTCGTAACTTCGACCCGCAAATATCAATTATTTCGCTAGCAGACTTGAGCTATCAAATCCCCGATTGCGTAGAAACGGGTGTGACTTTTGAACAAAACGCCCTCTTAAAGGCACGACATACGAGGCGTTATTTACGCGGGAATGATAAAAACTTAATAATTATTGCCGATGACTCAGGTATGGAGATTGAAGCATTAAACGGCGAGCCTGGCGTGTTTACAAGACGCTGGGATGGTCACGAGATGAGTGATCAGGAAATCGTAGATTACTGCTTGAAGAAGCTTGAAAATAAGACAAATAGGCGAGCACAATATCAGACGTGTCTTGCAGTAAACTTCCCTGATGGTCGCGAGAAGGTGATTTTTGGAGAAAATTCTGGCGTTATTTTAACTGAGTCACGGGAGGAGTCGCGACTCAAAGGTATGCCATTTCGGGAGTTATTTTTCGTACCCGAGCTTGATATGATGTTTCATGAAGTGCGCGAGCTGCCGAAGTCCATGCGTAGTGAGTATCAGCTTGGGCATGAAATTGCAATCGAAAAATGCGCCACTCTTATAGAAGAGTATGCGATGTTGCGTTCTTCGACTGTTGTTTAG
- a CDS encoding S8 family peptidase, with translation MGPITVPKNTVITLEHLKRLYSSLEKVKKYWEKDSIIDGVLISVYYNRIVAKSNRINGFFNVGRENPVPNDTIVGAKFDGEKKKHIITHYISGDVLSKTIIVLSKIIEVFEKHFDGEITSEMFSESSTFASIKFSEYGISKSKFQQYLRDSCFVEKFGVEYAKISDVTNSIVTFYDVQTDILKVLKKINVDVSEANVMNQTTVLLDEKNIELLLSKAPYLVSMIVEDFSKLSLDDFYLDNNNFQTNLPFPMNEPIIGVIDTLFDERVYFNDWVEYHDMVSNEIRKGSQDYKHGTAVTSLIVDGASLNPNLDDGCGHFRVRHFGVSLQSGFNSFTIIKQIREIISQNSDIKVWNLSLGSNDEIRENFISVEGALLDEIQFENDVIFIIAGTNATTTNGKRKRIGAPADSLNSVIVNSVDFNDQVVSYSREGVVLSFFVKPDVSYYGGGNGDFINVCEPLGLGRVAGTSFAAPFIARKMAYLINVMGLNREEAKALLIDSAIPWNNKKTFADLSLIGNGIVPIKMEDILSTPDDEIKFIVSDISKAYDTYNYDFPVPISNGNYPYVAKATMCYSPNCSRNQGVDYTNTEMQITFGRLKLDGIESINKDNQYTEDTPGYVKENAARNVFRKWDNVKHIGETFTARKRVKPILNQSNPQWGMSIKTIERLKTRDGQGVRFGVVVTLKELNGENRIEDFIQQAELRGWLVNRLQIDAQVELFNSLNEEIEFE, from the coding sequence ATGGGACCAATTACCGTACCAAAAAATACGGTAATTACACTGGAACATTTGAAACGTCTTTATTCTTCCTTAGAAAAAGTAAAAAAATATTGGGAGAAAGATAGCATCATTGATGGTGTTTTGATAAGTGTATACTATAATCGAATTGTTGCTAAAAGTAACCGTATTAATGGCTTCTTCAATGTAGGAAGAGAGAATCCAGTCCCTAATGATACCATTGTGGGAGCAAAATTTGATGGTGAGAAGAAAAAGCATATTATTACTCACTATATCTCTGGAGATGTACTTAGTAAAACAATTATAGTTTTGAGTAAGATAATTGAAGTTTTTGAGAAACATTTTGATGGAGAGATAACAAGTGAGATGTTCTCTGAGTCATCAACATTTGCTTCCATAAAATTTTCGGAATATGGTATTTCAAAATCTAAGTTTCAGCAATATTTGAGAGATTCTTGCTTTGTTGAGAAATTTGGCGTTGAGTACGCTAAAATTTCAGATGTAACTAATTCTATTGTTACATTCTATGATGTTCAAACAGATATTTTAAAAGTACTTAAGAAAATCAATGTTGATGTTTCAGAAGCCAATGTTATGAATCAAACAACCGTATTGCTTGATGAAAAAAATATTGAATTGCTATTATCAAAAGCTCCATATCTTGTTTCCATGATTGTTGAGGATTTCTCTAAATTATCTCTAGATGATTTTTATTTAGATAATAATAATTTCCAAACGAATCTTCCATTCCCAATGAATGAACCAATTATTGGTGTTATTGATACCTTATTCGATGAGAGAGTTTACTTTAACGACTGGGTTGAGTATCATGACATGGTTTCAAATGAAATAAGAAAGGGTAGTCAAGACTATAAACATGGAACGGCAGTTACTTCTCTAATAGTTGATGGAGCTAGTTTGAATCCAAATTTAGATGATGGTTGTGGACATTTTAGGGTGAGACATTTTGGCGTGTCTCTGCAAAGTGGATTTAATTCATTTACAATCATAAAACAGATTAGAGAGATTATTTCCCAGAATTCTGATATTAAAGTTTGGAATCTTTCTTTAGGATCTAATGATGAAATAAGAGAAAATTTTATTTCTGTCGAGGGAGCGTTATTAGATGAAATTCAATTTGAGAATGATGTGATTTTTATCATAGCAGGGACAAATGCTACCACCACAAACGGAAAACGCAAAAGAATAGGTGCTCCCGCAGATTCGCTTAATTCTGTAATTGTAAATTCTGTTGATTTTAACGACCAAGTAGTTTCATATTCACGAGAGGGTGTTGTTTTATCATTCTTTGTTAAGCCAGATGTTTCATATTATGGCGGTGGAAATGGTGATTTTATAAATGTATGTGAACCACTGGGTTTAGGTCGAGTAGCAGGCACAAGTTTTGCAGCACCGTTTATCGCAAGAAAAATGGCTTATCTTATAAATGTTATGGGACTTAATCGAGAGGAGGCAAAGGCTTTGTTAATTGATTCAGCAATACCATGGAATAATAAAAAAACATTTGCTGATTTATCTTTAATTGGTAATGGTATAGTTCCGATAAAGATGGAGGATATTTTATCTACTCCTGACGATGAAATCAAGTTTATCGTCTCGGATATTTCTAAAGCATATGACACATATAACTATGATTTTCCAGTGCCGATATCAAACGGAAATTATCCATATGTTGCTAAAGCAACAATGTGTTATTCTCCGAATTGCTCAAGAAATCAGGGAGTAGACTATACAAATACAGAGATGCAAATTACCTTTGGTAGACTAAAGCTAGACGGCATTGAATCAATCAATAAAGATAATCAGTATACGGAAGATACTCCAGGTTATGTGAAGGAAAACGCAGCTCGAAATGTTTTTAGAAAATGGGATAATGTTAAGCATATAGGAGAGACATTCACTGCCCGAAAGCGAGTTAAACCAATTTTAAATCAGTCTAATCCTCAGTGGGGGATGAGTATAAAAACAATTGAACGGCTAAAAACTAGAGATGGGCAAGGAGTTCGATTCGGTGTTGTTGTCACTTTAAAGGAATTGAATGGAGAGAATCGTATCGAAGATTTTATTCAACAAGCAGAATTACGAGGATGGCTTGTTAATAGGCTTCAAATAGATGCACAAGTTGAACTATTTAATAGTCTAAATGAAGAAATTGAATTCGAATAA
- a CDS encoding ATP-binding protein, whose protein sequence is MKKSDVLDLIKYHYESKETEFRNQSIAIARNFDKHGDTQLAQYIMGMISQSDRLVPQIENISEYLTPVKLDINPLPLPLPIMNDLKGIINAVNHHIGINKFLFVGVPGTGKTESVKQVTRLIDKELLVVDFSHLVDSKLGQTVKNLAALFNEINHLPFKQNYIILFDEIDSIVLDRVNQNDLREMGRVTSAFLKELDRLSPEIILIATTNLFENLDKAVTRRFDAIIDFDRYSDDDKVEVAVVILTELLKQFKNVGRDLKLFKKIIYSCGTIPNPGDLRNLIRTSLAFSDPTDPHDYQKRLLRSLHNGRNLSISKLSKLGFTVREIEILTGISKSSVSRELSED, encoded by the coding sequence ATGAAAAAATCAGATGTTCTTGATTTAATAAAGTATCATTATGAGAGCAAAGAGACAGAATTCAGAAATCAAAGCATAGCTATTGCTCGAAATTTTGATAAACATGGAGATACACAATTAGCACAATATATTATGGGGATGATATCTCAAAGTGATAGGTTAGTACCACAAATAGAGAATATAAGTGAGTATTTGACTCCTGTTAAATTAGATATTAACCCTCTTCCGTTGCCACTTCCCATTATGAATGACTTAAAAGGAATAATAAACGCTGTTAATCATCACATTGGAATAAATAAATTCTTATTTGTAGGGGTACCAGGTACTGGAAAAACTGAAAGTGTGAAGCAGGTGACTAGACTTATTGACAAAGAATTACTTGTGGTAGATTTTAGTCACCTAGTTGATAGTAAACTAGGACAGACAGTTAAAAATTTAGCAGCTCTTTTTAATGAAATCAATCATTTGCCTTTTAAGCAAAATTATATCATCCTTTTTGATGAAATTGATTCTATCGTATTGGATAGGGTTAATCAGAATGATTTAAGAGAAATGGGGAGAGTAACTTCTGCTTTTTTAAAAGAGTTAGATAGATTATCTCCAGAGATTATACTCATTGCCACAACGAATCTTTTTGAAAATCTTGATAAAGCAGTTACTAGAAGATTCGACGCTATAATTGATTTCGATCGCTATTCTGATGATGACAAGGTTGAAGTTGCTGTGGTTATTTTGACGGAGTTATTGAAACAATTCAAAAATGTAGGAAGAGATCTGAAGTTATTTAAGAAAATTATTTATAGTTGTGGGACTATACCGAATCCTGGTGACTTGAGGAATTTAATAAGAACTTCACTGGCATTTAGTGATCCGACAGATCCACATGACTATCAAAAACGTTTATTAAGGAGTTTGCATAATGGAAGGAATTTATCTATTTCTAAATTATCAAAGCTGGGTTTTACTGTTCGAGAAATCGAGATTTTAACAGGTATTTCTAAAAGCAGTGTCTCACGAGAATTAAGCGAGGATTGA
- the rpsH gene encoding 30S ribosomal protein S8, translating to MQTTDPIADLLTRIRNAKLVGKTEVRVPSSKMKKVIAEQLVKNGYLADVKLEDAKPRGVLVVTINEEGTNSTINEITRVSKPGRRVYVGASEIPKVKSGRGLVLISTSKGVMTGAEAAKAKLGGELLLKVY from the coding sequence ATGCAAACTACAGACCCAATCGCCGACCTTCTGACGCGCATTCGCAATGCGAAACTGGTTGGCAAGACGGAAGTTCGTGTTCCGTCCAGCAAGATGAAAAAAGTCATCGCTGAACAATTAGTCAAAAACGGCTACCTTGCAGATGTTAAACTAGAGGACGCTAAGCCTCGTGGTGTGTTGGTCGTGACCATCAACGAAGAGGGTACTAACAGCACCATCAACGAGATCACCCGTGTATCCAAGCCAGGTCGTCGTGTCTACGTCGGCGCTAGCGAGATTCCAAAGGTGAAAAGCGGCCGCGGTCTAGTACTCATCTCAACCTCAAAAGGTGTCATGACTGGCGCTGAAGCAGCCAAGGCTAAACTTGGTGGTGAGTTGCTGTTGAAGGTGTACTAA
- the rpsN gene encoding 30S ribosomal protein S14, protein MAKKSMVARDKKRLKMIAKYAAKRAELKELGDLDGLQKLPRNSSPTRHKNRDSISGRPRGYMRQFGLSRINFREKAAKGEIPGITKSSW, encoded by the coding sequence ATGGCTAAGAAATCAATGGTCGCTCGCGACAAAAAGCGTCTGAAGATGATCGCAAAATACGCTGCGAAGCGCGCTGAGCTCAAAGAACTTGGCGACCTCGACGGTCTACAGAAACTGCCTCGCAACTCGAGCCCAACTCGGCACAAGAACCGCGACAGCATTTCCGGCCGTCCACGTGGCTACATGCGCCAGTTCGGCCTGAGCCGCATCAATTTCCGCGAAAAAGCAGCCAAGGGCGAAATCCCAGGTATAACAAAGAGTAGTTGGTAA
- the rplE gene encoding 50S ribosomal protein L5 translates to MAEKKTVVPAPRLKALYQEKYLKELQAELDLKNVHQVPALEKIIVSVGTGKKKDDKRHFEIVKNTVEKITGQAPVARQAKKSIAGFSIRKGMGAPIGVSVTLRGARMYEFMDRLINVALPRVRDFHGVGLKFDKGGNYNLGIIEQSIFPELTFEETQILHGLQVTFVIKNGSKEASKALLEKFGMPFEKKGGVR, encoded by the coding sequence ATGGCAGAGAAGAAAACCGTCGTGCCAGCTCCTCGCTTGAAAGCCTTGTACCAGGAGAAATACCTAAAGGAACTGCAAGCCGAACTAGATCTAAAGAACGTGCACCAAGTGCCAGCTTTGGAAAAGATCATCGTGAGCGTTGGCACCGGCAAAAAGAAAGATGACAAGCGTCACTTTGAAATTGTCAAAAACACTGTTGAAAAGATCACCGGTCAGGCACCAGTTGCCCGCCAGGCAAAGAAGTCAATCGCTGGCTTTAGTATCCGTAAGGGTATGGGTGCGCCAATCGGTGTGAGCGTGACCCTACGTGGTGCTCGAATGTACGAGTTCATGGATCGCTTGATCAACGTAGCATTACCACGTGTGCGCGACTTCCACGGCGTTGGCTTGAAATTCGACAAAGGCGGCAATTACAACCTGGGTATCATCGAGCAGTCAATTTTCCCAGAACTGACCTTTGAAGAAACGCAGATTTTGCACGGGTTGCAGGTAACATTTGTCATCAAGAACGGCAGCAAGGAAGCATCAAAAGCCTTGCTGGAGAAATTTGGCATGCCGTTTGAGAAGAAAGGAGGCGTCAGGTAA
- the rplX gene encoding 50S ribosomal protein L24, with amino-acid sequence MARIHKDDTVKIIAGKNKGTTGKVLKVNTKDQTVLVEGVGVGHRHVKPSQYNPKGGKKDIHVPMDISKVALVVDEKSGKTSRVGLVKNADGGKTRVARQAKNKEIK; translated from the coding sequence ATGGCTCGTATTCACAAAGATGACACAGTAAAAATCATCGCTGGTAAAAACAAGGGTACGACTGGTAAAGTCCTGAAGGTTAACACCAAAGATCAAACTGTTTTGGTCGAAGGTGTTGGCGTCGGACACCGCCACGTCAAGCCAAGCCAGTACAATCCAAAAGGCGGCAAGAAAGATATCCACGTACCGATGGACATCAGTAAAGTCGCGCTGGTTGTCGACGAAAAGTCAGGCAAAACCAGCCGGGTTGGTTTAGTAAAGAATGCTGACGGCGGCAAAACTCGCGTCGCTCGCCAAGCAAAAAATAAGGAGATTAAATAA
- the rplN gene encoding 50S ribosomal protein L14 yields MIQQESRLKVADNSGAKEVLCIRVLGGTRRRYARVGDVIVCSVKDASPTGNVKKKSVVKAVVVRTRDQIHRKDGSTICFDDNAVVIINDDKQPKATRVFGPVPRELRDMGYMKIVSLAPEVL; encoded by the coding sequence ATGATCCAACAAGAATCTCGCCTCAAGGTAGCTGACAACTCGGGTGCCAAAGAAGTGTTGTGCATCCGTGTTCTCGGCGGTACCCGTCGCCGCTACGCTCGCGTTGGTGACGTGATCGTCTGTTCAGTCAAAGACGCCAGCCCAACCGGCAACGTCAAAAAGAAATCTGTCGTCAAGGCCGTAGTGGTTCGCACCCGCGACCAAATCCACCGCAAAGACGGCTCAACCATCTGCTTTGATGACAACGCCGTGGTGATTATCAACGATGACAAGCAGCCAAAGGCTACCCGCGTCTTCGGCCCAGTACCACGCGAGCTTCGCGACATGGGCTACATGAAGATCGTAAGCTTGGCTCCGGAGGTACTCTAA
- the rpsQ gene encoding 30S ribosomal protein S17, whose product MARRTLIGVVTSAKRDKTITVTVTSRETHPLYGKQYTVTRKYTAHDETNQAGEGDKVQIEETRPISKTKSFTLVKVIEKSRGSIKLKAEVSGEAEEETKEDDK is encoded by the coding sequence ATGGCCCGACGAACACTGATTGGCGTCGTAACGAGTGCCAAGCGCGACAAGACCATCACTGTGACGGTCACCAGCCGCGAAACGCATCCGCTCTACGGCAAACAGTACACCGTGACTCGCAAGTACACTGCTCATGATGAGACCAATCAAGCAGGCGAAGGCGACAAGGTGCAAATCGAAGAGACTCGCCCAATTTCCAAAACCAAGAGCTTTACGCTGGTCAAGGTGATTGAAAAGTCTCGCGGTTCTATCAAACTAAAGGCTGAAGTTTCTGGTGAAGCTGAGGAAGAGACCAAGGAGGATGACAAATGA
- the rpmC gene encoding 50S ribosomal protein L29, translated as MAETKKTAKAAVVKTVDDLKKELAEKRNDLLQAKRSRAAGELVNPKALRSLRKDIARLLTQINEKESK; from the coding sequence ATGGCTGAGACAAAGAAAACCGCAAAAGCAGCAGTTGTAAAGACGGTTGACGATTTGAAGAAGGAGCTCGCCGAAAAGCGAAATGACCTGCTTCAGGCAAAACGTTCTCGCGCTGCTGGCGAATTAGTTAATCCAAAAGCGTTGCGTTCACTCCGCAAGGACATCGCACGCCTGCTGACACAAATTAACGAAAAGGAGAGCAAGTAA
- the rplP gene encoding 50S ribosomal protein L16: protein MLLPKKTKYRKVRIGKNRGRATRGNYIAFGDFALQSQSNERINSRQIESARQAMTRYIKRGGKIWIRIFPHTPVTRKPLGLKMGQGKGNPEFFVAKVKAGTVLFEMQGVSEEVAREAMRLASHKLPVKCKFIKREDA, encoded by the coding sequence ATGCTGTTACCGAAAAAGACTAAATATCGCAAAGTGCGTATCGGTAAAAACCGTGGTCGAGCAACCCGTGGTAATTACATCGCGTTCGGCGACTTTGCACTGCAATCACAATCAAACGAGCGCATCAACTCCCGCCAAATCGAGTCAGCCCGTCAGGCGATGACCCGCTACATCAAGCGTGGTGGTAAGATTTGGATCCGGATTTTTCCACACACCCCAGTTACTCGCAAGCCACTTGGTTTGAAGATGGGCCAGGGCAAGGGTAATCCAGAGTTCTTTGTTGCCAAGGTGAAGGCTGGCACGGTGCTGTTTGAAATGCAGGGCGTTTCAGAGGAAGTCGCTCGCGAGGCAATGCGCCTGGCGAGCCACAAACTACCAGTCAAATGTAAGTTCATCAAGCGGGAGGACGCATAA
- the rpsC gene encoding 30S ribosomal protein S3: MGQKVNPINFRLQVHKNWSSRWFTANKKEFAEAIRQDHEIRELIEKKFASRPTINRIEIERSANLITVTIHTAKAGVVIGRGGAGVNELKKQVEKIVGQAVRINIEEVRRPELAAKLVAENIARQLERRINFRRATKMTAQNTMSAGAKGIRIEVAGRLNGAEMARREKVIEGSVPLHTLRADIDFHCARAQTPAGIIGVKVWIYKGERSR, from the coding sequence ATGGGTCAAAAAGTGAATCCAATCAACTTCCGCCTACAAGTTCACAAGAACTGGAGCTCTCGTTGGTTTACGGCCAATAAGAAAGAGTTTGCGGAGGCAATTCGCCAGGATCACGAAATCCGCGAATTGATTGAGAAGAAATTTGCCTCACGCCCAACCATCAATCGTATTGAGATTGAGCGGAGTGCCAACTTGATCACGGTAACCATTCACACGGCGAAAGCTGGTGTGGTGATCGGCCGTGGCGGTGCTGGCGTGAATGAATTGAAAAAACAAGTTGAGAAAATCGTCGGTCAGGCAGTTCGCATCAACATCGAAGAAGTCCGCCGACCGGAATTGGCAGCTAAATTGGTGGCAGAAAACATCGCCCGCCAGTTGGAACGCCGCATCAACTTCCGCCGTGCAACCAAAATGACCGCACAAAACACCATGAGCGCTGGCGCCAAAGGTATCCGCATCGAGGTGGCTGGTCGTTTGAACGGTGCTGAAATGGCACGCCGCGAAAAGGTGATTGAAGGCTCAGTGCCGCTGCACACTCTTCGTGCTGATATTGACTTCCACTGTGCTCGCGCCCAGACACCAGCTGGTATCATCGGCGTGAAAGTGTGGATTTATAAGGGAGAAAGGAGTCGCTAA
- the rplV gene encoding 50S ribosomal protein L22, with amino-acid sequence MADTTYTVRAYAKGVDQTPRKVSLVAALVRGRTVADALVILEHVPKRAALPVKKAIDSAKANAINNHGLDAKSLVITTLSVTTGTRLRRFKPASKGRALPFQKKTSNILVEVTGTEKPKKAPAKKPETKAKAETKPAKPAAKKAAETTAKKEEK; translated from the coding sequence ATGGCTGATACAACTTATACTGTTCGCGCTTACGCCAAAGGTGTTGACCAAACACCACGCAAGGTTAGCTTGGTGGCTGCACTAGTACGTGGCCGCACCGTCGCTGACGCATTGGTTATCTTGGAACACGTGCCAAAACGCGCTGCCCTGCCAGTCAAAAAGGCAATTGACAGTGCCAAGGCAAACGCCATCAACAACCACGGTTTGGACGCTAAAAGCTTGGTGATTACCACGTTGAGCGTTACCACTGGTACGCGTCTACGACGCTTTAAGCCAGCGTCAAAGGGTCGTGCTTTGCCATTCCAGAAAAAGACGTCAAACATCTTGGTTGAAGTAACTGGTACTGAGAAACCAAAGAAAGCGCCTGCGAAGAAACCAGAGACCAAGGCCAAAGCAGAGACCAAACCTGCCAAGCCTGCAGCGAAAAAAGCCGCCGAAACCACGGCAAAAAAGGAGGAGAAGTAA
- the rpsS gene encoding 30S ribosomal protein S19, producing the protein MSRSLKKGPFVDVKLAKKVAALSLDDRTVIKTWARASTITPEMVGRTIAVYNGRMHVPVLITENMVGHKLGEFSPTRKFRKHGGKDKK; encoded by the coding sequence ATGAGTCGTTCATTAAAGAAAGGTCCATTCGTCGATGTGAAGCTTGCGAAAAAAGTCGCTGCTCTCAGCCTTGACGATCGAACCGTTATCAAAACGTGGGCGCGCGCTTCGACCATCACCCCAGAAATGGTCGGTCGAACGATTGCTGTCTACAACGGTCGGATGCACGTGCCTGTGCTGATTACCGAAAACATGGTTGGCCACAAACTCGGTGAGTTTAGTCCAACTCGTAAGTTCCGTAAGCACGGCGGAAAGGATAAGAAGTAA